In Acidobacteriota bacterium, one genomic interval encodes:
- a CDS encoding DUF1566 domain-containing protein, producing the protein MPAVLNWPDALAWVQTKNAANFPGHSDWRLPNAEELPSILDNTRSPDTRGSAAIDPVFAAPVGRRDGGCAPALSQGKKLA; encoded by the coding sequence TTGCCGGCCGTCCTGAACTGGCCGGACGCCTTGGCCTGGGTCCAGACGAAGAACGCGGCCAATTTTCCGGGTCACTCCGACTGGCGCCTGCCCAACGCCGAGGAACTCCCGTCGATCCTGGACAACACCCGCTCGCCGGACACCCGCGGCTCCGCGGCCATCGACCCCGTGTTCGCCGCACCGGTGGGCCGCCGTGACGGGGGGTGTGCGCCAGCACTTTCGCAAGGGAAAAAGTTGGCATGA